One genomic region from Amaranthus tricolor cultivar Red isolate AtriRed21 chromosome 12, ASM2621246v1, whole genome shotgun sequence encodes:
- the LOC130797267 gene encoding probable aspartic proteinase GIP2, with translation MASFSFHHFLFSLLLLHLLSTTSSAASFRPKALVLPISRDSSTHQYTIKLTQRTPPIPIPLTLHLGGPFLWVDCDKNYISTTYRPARCNSAQCSLANSKSCGTCNSPKRPGCNNNTCGLFPENPFTNTATGGELASDLVQITSTDGSNPTQIVSVPKFLFSCAPTSLLNGLAKSVQGIAGLGRTKISPPSQFSSAFSFPRKFAICLPSQTESVNGPGALFFGDGPYKFFYETDLASLLTFTPLVTNPVSTGATSFPGEPSSEYFIKVNRLRINDKVVPINQNLLSIDGNGNGGTKLSTTIPYTLMETSIYKAFISIFVNELRITNVTIVKTIAPFKVCVDPNTFPGSRGSDGVPWIHFELAGASQPWTLIGGNSFVPVKKDVSCLAIMDGGNKPRTSIVIGGYQLEDNLVQIDLARSRIGFSSSLRLSRTSCSMFNFTSKA, from the coding sequence ATGGCTTCCTTCTCCTTCCACCATTTCTTATTCTCTCTCTTACTCCTCCACCTTCTCTCCACCACTTCTTCTGCCGCATCCTTCCGCCCAAAAGCACTAGTCCTCCCAATCTCAAGAGACTCCTCCACCCATCAATACACCATCAAACTCACCCAAAGAACTCCCCCCATCCCAATCCCCTTAACCCTCCACCTCGGCGGCCCATTCTTATGGGTCGACTGTGACAAAAACTACATCTCAACCACCTACCGTCCTGCTCGCTGTAACTCCGCTCAATGCTCGTTAGCCAATTCTAAATCATGTGGCACCTGCAATTCACCCAAAAGACCCGGTTGTAATAACAATACCTGCGGACTCTTCCCGGAAAATCCCTTCACAAACACCGCTACCGGCGGCGAACTCGCTTCAGATCTTGTCCAAATTACCTCCACAGACGGGTCTAACCCGACCCAAATCGTATCCGTACCCAAGTTCTTATTCTCTTGTGCACCCACTTCCTTACTCAATGGCCTAGCAAAATCAGTTCAAGGTATTGCGGGTCTTGGACGGACTAAGATTTCACCCCCTTCACAATTCTCCTCTGCTTTCAGTTTTCCCAGAAAATTCGCCATTTGTTTACCTTCACAAACTGAAAGTGTTAACGGGCCTGGAGCCCTCTTTTTCGGCGATGGGCCCTACAAATTCTTCTACGAAACGGATTTAGCTTCTCTGTTAACTTTCACTCCGTTAGTAACAAACCCAGTTAGTACAGGCGCCACCTCTTTTCCCGGCGAGCCATCATCGGAGTATTTCATCAAAGTAAACCGACTTAGAATCAACGATAAAGTTGTACCCATAAACCAAAACTTACTGTCAATAGACGGAAATGGTAACGGTGGAACCAAGCTTAGTACAACAATCCCTTACACATTAATGGAAACTTCAATCTACAAAGCTTTCATTAGTATTTTCGTTAACGAACTGAGAATCACCAACGTTACCATCGTTAAAACGATCGCACCATTTAAGGTTTGCGTAGACCCGAATACGTTTCCCGGGTCAAGAGGGTCCGATGGGGTTCCATGGATACATTTTGAGTTGGCTGGCGCGAGTCAACCATGGACGTTAATCGGAGGAAACTCGTTTGTTCCGGTGAAGAAAGATGTTTCTTGTCTTGCGATTATGGATGGTGGGAATAAGCCAAGAACATCGATTGTGATTGGAGGGTATCAATTGGAGGATAATTTGGTGCAAATTGATTTGGCTCGATCTAGAATTGGGTTTAGTTCTTCTTTGAGGCTTTCTAGGACTAGTTGCTCCATGTTTAATTTCACTTCTAAGGCATAA
- the LOC130797268 gene encoding probable aspartic proteinase GIP2, whose translation MAYYNLSPLLLFSCILLSSQLFQAQSATPPYLLPIVKDSQRLQYYTSFLLGTPPFRVSLTIDLSNPWSWFTCNSVGNNETYYQPYPKSSSFRPIPCSNATCDPYDSHFCADCDFEACGSHKGNMCGGSLYGPSAYTSNPSGSYTVSYLVVDTISIYKSTDKSPVSTTLSNFPFTCGWTDALKGLSHYTKGILSLARKDSSLPGLISKTYNVHQIFALCLPSSSTSGINGAVYFGGGPYFVPSTSFISTPLVRNPVDIGVTIDKGKSSVEYFINVKSIVVEGTPLKINPTLLSINKNGIGGTKLSTINVYSVLHTDIYNALVATFTAKAAAMNITKVDSVSSFTACYSSKNIVGSKTGPKVPVIDLILDGNSKWRIYGANSMIKVSNDVRCLAFKDGGSAVKTSVVIGGKQMEDNLVEFDLESSKLRVTSSLLNFGTSCSQFKGL comes from the coding sequence atggcctaCTACAACTTGTCAccattactattattttcttgTATTCTTCTATCATCACAACTATTTCAAGCTCAATCAGCAACTCCACCTTACCTTCTTCCCATTGTTAAAGACTCTCAAAGACTACAATATTACACTTCTTTCCTTTTAGGAACCCCTCCATTCCGCGTCTCTCTAACCATTGATCTTTCCAATCCATGGTCATGGTTTACATGTAACTCAGTAGGCAACAATGAAACCTACTATCAACCATACCCAAAAAGCTCGAGCTTTCGCCCTATTCCGTGTTCAAACGCAACGTGTGACCCATATGACAGTCACTTTTGCGCAGACTGTGATTTCGAAGCTTGTGGGTCCCACAAAGGAAACATGTGCGGTGGCTCATTGTATGGACCTAGTGCTTACACTAGTAACCCTTCAGGCTCCTATACCGTCTCTTACTTGGTTGTAGACACTATAAGTATCTATAAGTCCACAGATAAATCCCctgtttcaactactttatccAATTTTCCTTTCACTTGTGGATGGACAGATGCCCTTAAGGGATTGTCCCATTATACAAAGGGTATATTGAGTTTAGCTAGGAAAGATTCTTCTTTACCTGGTTTAATCTCAAAAACTTACAATGTACATCAAATTTTTGCTCTTTGTCTGccttcttcttctacttctgGCATTAATGGTGCTGTTTATTTTGGTGGCGGACCTTACTTTGTGCCTTCAACTTCCTTCATTTCCACTCCTCTTGTCAGAAACCCGGTTGATATTGGTGTGACAATTGATAAAGGAAAATCATCTGTGGAATACTTTATCAATGTAAAGAGCATTGTAGTCGAAGGTACGCCATTAAAGATAAACCCGACTTTACTTTCTATAAACAAAAATGGGATCGGAGGAACAAAGCTCAGCACGATCAATGTGTATAGTGTGCTTCATACCGATATATACAATGCTCTTGTTGCAACGTTCACAGCCAAGGCAGCTGCTATGAATATAACCAAGGTAGATTCTGTGAGTTCGTTTACTGCATGCTATAGCTCAAAGAATATTGTTGGTTCGAAAACTGGCCCTAAAGTGCCGGTCATTGATCTGATTCTGGATGGGAATAGTAAATGGAGGATTTATGGGGCAAATTCAATGATAAAAGTGTCAAATGATGTGAGATGTCTTGCATTTAAAGATGGTGGATCAGCAGTTAAGACATCAGTGGTGATAGGAGGAAAGCAGATGGAAGATAATTTGGTAGAGTTTGATTTGGAGTCCTCTAAGTTAAGGGTTACATCTTCTCTTCTTAATTTTGGCACTAGTTGCTCTCAGTTCAAAGGACTGTAA
- the LOC130797269 gene encoding zeta-carotene desaturase, chloroplastic/chromoplastic-like isoform X2 yields the protein MAVTTLLNCVTNDPYKYSYTKLAIILCFNIWLYFSVYPRQVLTLFPSARGLEVTWSSVLKIGQSLFCEGPGKDPFRPDQKTPVQNFFVAGSYTKQDYIDSMEDATLSGRQASAYICDAGEELVALRDKLPAIESLEPPQTSSQSSFV from the exons ATGGCCGTTACCACATTGTTGAACTGTGTTACTAACGATCCGTATAAGTATTCGTACACCAAACTTGCTATCATTCTGTGTTTCAACATTTGGTTGTATTTTTCTGTATATCCTCGCCAGGTTTTGACATTATTTCCATCCGCACGAGGCCTGGAAGTCACTTGGTCATCTGTCCTCAAAATTGGGCAATCCCTGTTCTGTGAAGGTCCTGGAAAAGACCCCTTTAGGCCTGATCAAAAGACTCCTGTACAAAATTTCTTTGTTGCTGGTTCATACACAAAGCAG GATTACATCGATAGTATGGAAGACGCAACTCTGTCAGGCAGGCAAGCTTCGGCTTACATATGTGATGCTGGAGAAGAGCTGGTTGCATTAAGGGATAAACTCCCAGCCATTGAATCTTTAGAACCTCCTCAGACCTCCTCTCAGTCAAGTTTTGTATGA
- the LOC130797269 gene encoding uncharacterized protein LOC130797269 isoform X1, whose amino-acid sequence MAVTTLLNCVTNDPYKYSYTKLAIILCFNIWLYFSVYPRQVLTLFPSARGLEVTWSSVLKIGQSLFCEGPGKDPFRPDQKTPVQNFFVAGSYTKQVINGAFSNQIHFHKIRTVPTSYGSRHLLNLIRLLYLAGFFGRITSIVWKTQLCQAGKLRLTYVMLEKSWLH is encoded by the coding sequence ATGGCCGTTACCACATTGTTGAACTGTGTTACTAACGATCCGTATAAGTATTCGTACACCAAACTTGCTATCATTCTGTGTTTCAACATTTGGTTGTATTTTTCTGTATATCCTCGCCAGGTTTTGACATTATTTCCATCCGCACGAGGCCTGGAAGTCACTTGGTCATCTGTCCTCAAAATTGGGCAATCCCTGTTCTGTGAAGGTCCTGGAAAAGACCCCTTTAGGCCTGATCAAAAGACTCCTGTACAAAATTTCTTTGTTGCTGGTTCATACACAAAGCAGGTAATTAATGGTGCCTTTTCTAATCAGATACATTTTCATAAGATCCGTACTGTTCCAACATCTTATGGCTCTCGACATTTACTAAACTTAATTCGATTACTCTATCTGGCTGGATTCTTTGGTAGGATTACATCGATAGTATGGAAGACGCAACTCTGTCAGGCAGGCAAGCTTCGGCTTACATATGTGATGCTGGAGAAGAGCTGGTTGCATTAA